ATATGGGTATTAAAGCCCATTAGGTCAAACATATGAACAAGTTCTTCCGTGCAGATATTACCAGTGGCACCTGGGGCATAAGGGCAACCACCCAAGCCGCCTAGTGAAGAGTCAAAGCGATCGATGCCGCTATTGACCGCGGCAAGAGCGTTAGCGAGACCCATGCCGCGCGTATTGTGAAAATGTAATGTCCATTGCAGCTTAGGGTATTTGGCTTGTGCTGTTTCGCAAACAGCTTGAACTTGAGCTGGATTAGCCATACCTGTGGTGTCGCAAATTGTGATGCCGCGAACACCAGCAGCAGCAAAGCGATCTACCCAGTGCATAAGATCCGCCAAGGGGGTGATTCCTGACATTGGACAGCCAAAGCTGGTAGATAAAGAGATATTCACAGCGGTACTATTTGCATGCGCCAAATCAATTACTGATACCAGTCCTTTAAAAGAGTCTTCGCAACTCATTTTTAGATTGGCTAGATTGTGTGCCTCACTAACTGACATGACGAGATTGAATTCATCTACACCAACACTCAATGCTCGTTCAGCGCCTTTGAGGTTTGGAATAAGAACAGTGTATTCAACACCGGGCACTCGATCAATTCCCCTCATGACTGCTTCAGCATCTGCCAGCATTGGAATGGCTTTAGGGCTGGTAAAGGAGGTAACTTCAATCTTGGCATACCCAGCGCGACTCAAGCGGTTAATCAGGGCAATCTTTTCTTCGGTAGGAACAAATACACTTTCCGCCTGAAATCCATCCCGCGTGACCACTTCTTGGATATAGATTCTTTTTAAGTAGGGGGATGATGGGGTGCTTGTCATATTAATATGCAGATTTTGGGCGCCAAAATAGGCTAAGCCTCTATTTTAAATAAGATTTCTGTAATTTTGCAGGATCAAACAAAATCGCTAGAATCGTTTATAGTTAGACCCATTATTACTCATAGGAGATCCTTTCATGGCATCAATCTTGACCTCTTTGGGACGTACTGTTTTGGCTGGTTTCGTACTTCTCATTCTCATCATCCTCGCTTTGGGCGGTAACTTTAGTTCAGCCGAATTGCCTTTCGTATTCCGTTGGTTGCATGTAATGTTTGGTGTGATGTGGATTGGTTTGCTCTGGTACTTTAACTTTGTGCAAATTCCTTCTATGCCAAAAATCCCTGATGAGCAAAAGCCAGCGATTGGCAAGGTAATTGCTCCAGCTGCATTGTTCTGGTTCCGTTACGCAGCACTCTTCACGGTTCTCACTGGTTTGATTGTTGCTGCTCTAAATGGTTACTTGCATCAAGCATTCACATTACAAGCCCCATTCCGTGCAATCGGTTTAGGCATGTGGATCGCTTTGGTAATGGCATTCAACGTTTGGTTCATCATTTGGCCAAATCAAAAGCGCGCTCTTGGTATCGTTGCTGTAGAAGCTGATGTAAAAGCAAAATCTGCACGCGTTGCAATGTTGACTTCCCGTTTGAATACATTGCTATCTATCCCAATGTTGTTCTTGATGGTTGCTCAATCACACAACACTACTTGGTTTGTGATCGTTTCTTAATCACTCCAATAGCATTAAAGAAAAGGCCCGCAATGCGGGCCTTTTTGTTTGATCAGCACAGCAGGCCACCTTACTGAAGTAATGGTGGCAACTCTTTGCTTAGGGCTGCCCGCTGTGCGGTAGCGGTTCCCAGTAAAGCAAATCCCAGCAGCTTTCCATCGGGAGATTCAAAGCGCGCCTCAATGCCACCGTCAATGCCGGTGGTTTTCCATTGACCTTCAGAATCCTTGGCCGGTGGAGACACTACAGTTGGAAGTGCGGGGGTTTTAATCATCACAGGCATTGCTGGGTAACTTAAGGCCGTTACTTGTCCAAGCAATGTTGGGGCTAATGCTCTTGCAGCTTGCATGATGGGCATGACATAAGGTAGGACCAAGCCCTCAACTTCTGCGCAATCACCAAGCGAATAAATATTTTTTTCACTAGTCTCTAGCTCACGATTCACCTGAATGCCTACACCCGTCTTAATGCCAGCTGCCTTTGCCAAATCCAATCTCGGTTTTAGGCCAACAGCAGATAGAACAACATCGCAAGAAATCGCTTCACCATTGGCAAGACTAATTTGGATAGCATCACCATTGCGGTTAATGGCTTTAGCGGTAGTGGAGAAGTGCCAGCGCACCCCGGCATCACTCAGCTTGTCTTGCAATTCTTTTGCTGCAGCCTCAGGTAATAGGCGACCTAAGACTTGTGGGGCTAAATCAATTACATCTACTTCATAGTCGCCCAAGACAAGATCATTCGCAAACTCGCAGCCAATGAGACCTGCTCCCAGAATTGCCACTTTCTTTTTGCTTGCAATGGCATTTCGAAACTTGGCGTAGTCCTCTAAATCATTGACGGTCAGTACTTCGTCTGCAGCGTTGCCTTCTAGCGGTATCCGAATTTGATCGGCACCTAAGGTCAGAACTAGCTTTGCATAAGAGATTGCGCCCTTGCTTGTTTGTAGTGATTGTGCAGTGGTATCAATGGCGCTGACTTCAGTCTCAGAGAGAATGTTGATTGCTAATTGCGTTGCCATGCCTTCAGCAGTAGTAGAAATCAGTTGATCAGATTCCTTCTTGCTAGCAAGTGCAGTTGAGAGCATGGGTTTGGAATAAAAATAACCAGGCTCGCGTGTGATTAGGGTAATCGGTATTGCCTTATCAAGCTTGCGAATTTCACGAACTAGTGTGAACCCAGCCAGACCACTGCCAATAATGACAATGATGGAAGATTGGGGTGTGTTTTGAGTCAAAGCTGGGCTCCAGGTAGGTAGGGGTCAATCAGAATTGCGCTAGCTAAAAGGCTTAGCTTACCTGAACCATTTCAAAATCAGACTTAGATACGCCGCAATCTGGGCACTCCCAACTATCCGGGACGTCAGCCCATGCGGTTCCAGGTGCGATACCCTCTGTCAGCAAGCCTTGAGCCTCGTCATAAATAAAGCCACACACGATACATTGCCAAGTTTTCATGTTGATTCCTTCAATATCAGACCTCAATTTTAAATTTAATCTGATTTTTTTTCTTAAGGCGGCTCATTTGGCTTAATTCTGCAAAAGTCATCAATTCTTGTTACAGTGGTCGATCTTAATAATCGCTCACAAAAGGCTTCAGATGTCAGGTAAAGAAATTATGTTCACCCCAGTTAGTCTTGGTTCAATCCAATTAAAGAACCGTCTGGTAATGGCGCCATTAACGAGGATGCGCGCAATCGCTGGCGATGTACCAAGTCCTTTGGCAAAGACCTATTACGCACAACGTGCAAGTGCTGGTTTGATTATTACTGAGGCAACCCAAATTTCCCCCTTAGGCATGGGATACCCAGCCACTCCTGGTATTTACTCGCCAGAACAAACTGCTGCTTGGAAAGAAATTGTTGAGGCAGTTCATGCCAAAGGTGGATCGATTGTTGCCCAACTGTGGCATGTGGGCCGCATTTCCCATTCTTCTTTACATCCAGACCAGGGTGTACCAGAGGCACCGTCTGCTATTGCTGCTGCAGGGCAAACTTACGGGGCAGACTGGAAGTTACACGATTATGAGACTCCCAAAGCAATGAGTCTTGATGATATCGCGCGTTTGTTAAAAGAGTTTGAGGCTGCAGCACAAAACGCTAAAGCGGCAGGTTTTGATGGCATTGAGATTCACTCGGCCAACGGTTACTTGTTAGACCAATTCTTGCAAGATAAGACTAACCAACGTAACGATCAGTATGGTGGTTCAGTAGAAAATCGCTTACGCCTTTTAGGCGAAGTGATTGAGGCTGTTAGCAAGGTGTTCTCAAGCGATCGCGTAGGCGTTCGCCTTTCTCCTTATGGCACCTTTAACGATATTGCTGATAGTGATCCAATTGCATTATTCACTGCGGCAATCAAAAAATTGAATGGCTACAAATTAGCTTATGTCCATATGATTGAGCCACGCGCAACTAGCGCAGGTGGTGGTGATCAGGTAAATGAAGAGGCGCCCGTTACCTCAGAACTTTTCCGTGCAGCCTACCAGGGTAAATTTATTACTGCGGGTGGTTACGATCAGGCTCTAGGCGAAAAAGTGCTGGAAGCAGGTTTGGCTGATGCGGTGGCTTATGGCCGGATCTATATTGCCAATCCCGATTTAGCAGAACGCTTCCAGCAGAGCGCCCCGTTAAATGCTTATAACCGCGCTACTTTCTACGGCGGTCAAGAGGCTGGCTACACCGACTATCCAACACTCTAGGCTGATTTAAGTCTGACTCAATAAACCTCGCCCTTAGAAGCGGGGTTTATTTTTTGTCTTCAGGATCTTTTAGAAGATCATATTGATTGGCTACTAGCAGCAAGGCAATTGAAGCGCAGCCCATGGCAAAGAATTGCCACTGATGCAGCATTGCCGTACCTACCACCGTCATTAATACTGTCCAAGCAATAGCCATCTTGGCTTTTTTGGTGAGTGGTTTCATTATCTTGAGCCTCTAAGCTTGCGCCTTCACTTTATTTAACATGCGACGAAGTGTATCGTCCTTCAGGATGTAATGTTGCCACAAGCCAGCCAAAGCGTGAATGCCAATTAGGAAGTACAGCGAATTTCCTAAAAACTCATGAATTCCTTCGACCAGTTTTTTCATCTCTGGATTGGGGGTAAGCAGCTGAGGCCACACCAAGCCAAAGAAATGGATTTCTTTGCCGCCATATTGAAAATACAGAATTCCAAAGATGGGGGATATCAGTAGTAAGGCATACATGAGCCAATGCATGGCCTTGGCTAAAGAGATGAATAAGGGTTTGGGGTTTGTGGGCCTGGGAACACCATAAGCGAAGCGGACCATCAAGCGAAGGGCCATAGCTATAAAAATGAGCTGACCAAAGACGCCGTGAATGGTTTTGCAAAGCTCACGTGGCTCACTCCCTTTGGGGAATTGCCCCTTTAATTCGATGCTAATAAATGCTGCTATTACGAGTAAGAAGACTAGCCAGTGTAGAAAGACAGAGGCAGGGTGATAACGGTTTGTTGACATAGGGTGCTATTGAAATGAAGAAAGATTCATCATAAATGATAATGAATCTCATTAACAATAACAACCTTATGGGTAATTTCCCTTAATTTAGCCTGACTTTAGCGCTTAGCTCGTTAGCAGGACCCCTCTTATCAATCTGCGAAAGTCGTAGTGCTTCACTCTCAAAGTCGAGTTGACCAGGATGAAATTCATCATCATTTTGAAGGTCAATCACATAGGTCCAAACAAGCTCTCGGCCACGGTTCTTATAAACATCAACTACACGTTTCATATGTACCGCCTTTATGGTGATGCTGAATGACTGCCTGAGGATGGGCTTTGGGTATTTATCTGTGGATTTAAGATCTTCTTCAGTGTAATCAAGTTTCGCGGCTCAATGCGGATGATGCCACCTCTAGGACTATCGATATCTGCGATCAAGAAAAATGAGACGGCGATCACAAAAGGAAAAATCATAAAGAGGGCAATATTCTTTTTAAAGTTTCGCGCTCCAAACCCGACTAACAAGTTCGCACAAATCGCAATAGCCGTCATGAGAGTCCATGCAGTGCTAGGAATACGGTTCCACCAGGATGCCTGTACATAACCCTGAGAATTGAGAACATCATTCATGCCAGAGACAGTAAGCGCAATGGTTGCCGTTTGATTGCTGCGTGCAATTGGCAAAATTTCCTGCCATAAAGCATTTTGTAGGCGATCCGTTTTTAGATGGATATCGTGAATCTTTTCTTGATCTTGTTTTGAATAAAACAGAATACGTTGATCTAGGTATTGCATGAGTAAGTCTTTGGTGGCCAAGCTTGCTTTAGGGGGTAGCAAGTCTGCGCGAAGATATTCTGTGCCGATCGCATTGGCCTCCGCTTCCTCAAGGGCTTCCCGTTGGTCATGACGATCAATTGCCATCGAAAAGGTAAATCCAATGATGAGGGCTAGCAGAGTGAGCGTGGCTGTTTGAATAATTCCTAGATCTTCGGAGGTTTCAGTATCTTTAGTGCGGTAGCGACTCAGGATGACGCTACCAAACCAAACAGTAAATGCAAATACTAGGAATGAAATTCCAAAAACAAGCAGGGGATTATTG
Above is a genomic segment from Polynucleobacter sp. MG-5-Ahmo-C2 containing:
- a CDS encoding hydroxymethylglutaryl-CoA lyase, which gives rise to MTSTPSSPYLKRIYIQEVVTRDGFQAESVFVPTEEKIALINRLSRAGYAKIEVTSFTSPKAIPMLADAEAVMRGIDRVPGVEYTVLIPNLKGAERALSVGVDEFNLVMSVSEAHNLANLKMSCEDSFKGLVSVIDLAHANSTAVNISLSTSFGCPMSGITPLADLMHWVDRFAAAGVRGITICDTTGMANPAQVQAVCETAQAKYPKLQWTLHFHNTRGMGLANALAAVNSGIDRFDSSLGGLGGCPYAPGATGNICTEELVHMFDLMGFNTHMEIDALLACSKDLQSLMGRTLPSQLLMAGKVDRVYKAPCQS
- a CDS encoding urate hydroxylase PuuD is translated as MASILTSLGRTVLAGFVLLILIILALGGNFSSAELPFVFRWLHVMFGVMWIGLLWYFNFVQIPSMPKIPDEQKPAIGKVIAPAALFWFRYAALFTVLTGLIVAALNGYLHQAFTLQAPFRAIGLGMWIALVMAFNVWFIIWPNQKRALGIVAVEADVKAKSARVAMLTSRLNTLLSIPMLFLMVAQSHNTTWFVIVS
- a CDS encoding NAD(P)/FAD-dependent oxidoreductase: MTQNTPQSSIIVIIGSGLAGFTLVREIRKLDKAIPITLITREPGYFYSKPMLSTALASKKESDQLISTTAEGMATQLAINILSETEVSAIDTTAQSLQTSKGAISYAKLVLTLGADQIRIPLEGNAADEVLTVNDLEDYAKFRNAIASKKKVAILGAGLIGCEFANDLVLGDYEVDVIDLAPQVLGRLLPEAAAKELQDKLSDAGVRWHFSTTAKAINRNGDAIQISLANGEAISCDVVLSAVGLKPRLDLAKAAGIKTGVGIQVNRELETSEKNIYSLGDCAEVEGLVLPYVMPIMQAARALAPTLLGQVTALSYPAMPVMIKTPALPTVVSPPAKDSEGQWKTTGIDGGIEARFESPDGKLLGFALLGTATAQRAALSKELPPLLQ
- a CDS encoding rubredoxin, whose product is MKTWQCIVCGFIYDEAQGLLTEGIAPGTAWADVPDSWECPDCGVSKSDFEMVQVS
- a CDS encoding alkene reductase, with product MSGKEIMFTPVSLGSIQLKNRLVMAPLTRMRAIAGDVPSPLAKTYYAQRASAGLIITEATQISPLGMGYPATPGIYSPEQTAAWKEIVEAVHAKGGSIVAQLWHVGRISHSSLHPDQGVPEAPSAIAAAGQTYGADWKLHDYETPKAMSLDDIARLLKEFEAAAQNAKAAGFDGIEIHSANGYLLDQFLQDKTNQRNDQYGGSVENRLRLLGEVIEAVSKVFSSDRVGVRLSPYGTFNDIADSDPIALFTAAIKKLNGYKLAYVHMIEPRATSAGGGDQVNEEAPVTSELFRAAYQGKFITAGGYDQALGEKVLEAGLADAVAYGRIYIANPDLAERFQQSAPLNAYNRATFYGGQEAGYTDYPTL
- a CDS encoding cytochrome b, with translation MSTNRYHPASVFLHWLVFLLVIAAFISIELKGQFPKGSEPRELCKTIHGVFGQLIFIAMALRLMVRFAYGVPRPTNPKPLFISLAKAMHWLMYALLLISPIFGILYFQYGGKEIHFFGLVWPQLLTPNPEMKKLVEGIHEFLGNSLYFLIGIHALAGLWQHYILKDDTLRRMLNKVKAQA